A genomic segment from Gemmatimonadota bacterium encodes:
- a CDS encoding serine hydrolase, with the protein MLTWYFTKTSLSIRRFRVLFPLLAALLFCTTAAPRVFAQSFAPASPEDAGVSSERLARIDAVLEKYVEEERLPGAALVIGRRGHVIYARAFGYRDREAGEPLEITDLFRIASQTKAVISVGVMMLQEQGRLLIDQDLGDFIPEFDSTTVAVKTEDEGFEVVPASRKITVRDLLSHTAGIGYGWGPGAERWEEAGIVGWYFADRDEPIADTVERMGELPMDTHPGEAFVYGYATDILGVVIERASGMPLDEFLRVEILEPLGMVDTHFYVPPDKADRLTVVYSVTEEKGMERAADPGHMVGQGMYLEGPRKSFSGGAGLVSTPMDYARFLEALRRGGILDGARILSPKTVQLMTVDHVHDAWQGDGGGFGLGFGITKEIGWSGLPGSPGAYAWGGAYHSTYWVDPAEELVVSYMTQVIPAQGLDDHQRIRALVYQALVD; encoded by the coding sequence ATGTTAACATGGTATTTTACTAAAACCTCGTTGTCGATACGACGTTTCCGCGTCCTGTTCCCGCTGCTTGCGGCGTTGCTCTTCTGTACAACCGCCGCTCCGCGGGTTTTCGCTCAATCTTTCGCCCCGGCCAGTCCTGAGGATGCAGGTGTCTCTTCCGAACGGCTTGCGCGCATCGATGCGGTGCTTGAAAAGTATGTCGAGGAAGAACGGCTGCCGGGCGCCGCGCTCGTGATAGGGCGGCGCGGGCACGTGATCTACGCCAGGGCCTTCGGCTATCGGGACCGCGAGGCGGGGGAACCGCTCGAGATCACGGACCTGTTCCGCATCGCGTCGCAGACCAAGGCGGTCATATCGGTGGGCGTGATGATGCTGCAGGAGCAGGGGCGCCTGCTGATCGACCAGGACCTGGGTGATTTTATCCCCGAATTCGATAGCACGACCGTCGCGGTTAAAACCGAAGATGAGGGCTTTGAGGTCGTTCCCGCCAGCCGTAAAATCACCGTGCGCGACCTGCTCAGCCACACCGCCGGCATCGGGTACGGGTGGGGACCCGGCGCCGAGCGCTGGGAAGAGGCCGGCATCGTAGGCTGGTATTTCGCGGACCGCGACGAACCGATTGCCGACACCGTCGAGCGCATGGGCGAACTGCCCATGGACACCCACCCGGGCGAAGCGTTCGTATACGGCTACGCCACAGACATTCTTGGCGTGGTGATCGAGCGGGCTTCCGGCATGCCGCTGGACGAATTCCTCCGGGTCGAGATCCTCGAGCCGCTGGGCATGGTGGATACACACTTCTACGTGCCGCCGGACAAAGCGGACCGACTCACCGTCGTATACTCGGTGACGGAAGAAAAGGGGATGGAGCGCGCGGCCGATCCGGGGCACATGGTCGGACAGGGCATGTATCTCGAGGGACCGCGCAAGAGCTTCTCAGGAGGCGCGGGGCTCGTCTCCACGCCGATGGATTACGCCCGATTTCTTGAAGCGCTCCGGCGAGGGGGCATACTGGACGGGGCGCGCATCCTGTCGCCCAAGACCGTGCAGCTCATGACCGTCGATCATGTCCACGATGCGTGGCAGGGCGACGGCGGCGGGTTTGGCCTGGGGTTCGGTATTACGAAGGAGATCGGCTGGAGCGGATTGCCGGGTTCTCCGGGGGCATACGCCTGGGGAGGAGCTTATCACTCCACGTACTGGGTCGATCCGGCCGAAGAACTGGTGGTTTCGTATATGACGCAGGTCATCCCCGCCCAGGGCCTCGACGACCATCAGCGCATCCGGGCACTCGTCTATCAGGCGCTGGTGGACTGA
- a CDS encoding Fic family protein yields MKNRIHSLKREYDTLRKGRDSLLSMIDEVEIAESVYNSNAIENSTLSLEETERILLEQMLSRNVSIREVYEAKNLARVMEYKRTRAKDSELSETLILEFHRMLMGGIDDSIAGRFRKKGEYVRVGTHIAPERVERMMENILIDYVSDLDAYFLDKIALFHLDFEYIHPFCDGNGRLGRVIMNFQLLQLGLPRIIIRNAEKERYYQAFREYGDNASTKAMENIVFLGLTESLHKRLSYLKGAEIIRLSDYIRQNDLSPPAVTNAARRQSIPAFREKGVWKIGREFDYRG; encoded by the coding sequence ATGAAAAACCGCATCCATTCGCTGAAACGTGAATACGACACCCTGCGAAAAGGCAGGGATTCGCTCCTGTCCATGATCGACGAGGTAGAGATAGCCGAGAGCGTATATAACTCGAACGCCATCGAGAATTCCACGCTGTCGCTTGAGGAAACAGAACGGATCCTTCTGGAACAGATGTTGTCCCGGAACGTATCCATCCGCGAAGTCTACGAGGCGAAGAACCTTGCCAGGGTCATGGAATACAAGCGTACCAGGGCGAAAGACAGCGAGTTGAGCGAGACCCTTATCCTGGAGTTTCATCGGATGCTGATGGGCGGCATCGATGATTCCATCGCCGGACGATTCCGAAAGAAGGGCGAATACGTTCGAGTGGGGACGCATATTGCGCCCGAGCGCGTGGAACGCATGATGGAAAACATCCTTATCGATTACGTCAGCGATCTGGATGCTTACTTCCTGGACAAGATCGCGCTGTTTCATCTGGATTTCGAGTACATACATCCCTTCTGTGACGGAAACGGCAGACTGGGACGGGTCATCATGAATTTCCAGCTTCTGCAACTCGGTCTGCCCCGTATCATCATACGCAATGCTGAGAAGGAAAGGTATTACCAGGCGTTCAGGGAATATGGGGATAACGCATCGACTAAGGCTATGGAAAATATCGTATTCCTTGGGCTTACGGAATCGCTGCACAAACGGCTGAGCTACTTGAAAGGCGCAGAAATCATCCGGCTTTCGGACTACATCAGGCAGAACGACCTGTCGCCGCCGGCCGTCACAAACGCCGCCCGGCGGCAGTCCATTCCCGCGTTTCGCGAAAAAGGCGTCTGGAAGATCGGGAGGGAATTCGATTACCGGGGTTAG